A window of the Diabrotica undecimpunctata isolate CICGRU chromosome 1, icDiaUnde3, whole genome shotgun sequence genome harbors these coding sequences:
- the Yip1d1 gene encoding protein YIPF7, whose translation MCIVQNKDIKMGDYINSNQQDYYWSQQNPPNNQGYYEQDYTQFQNQTLEFNTNIEYNDQSFANTPQMLIPEQYDNIGKGEDEFDEPPLLEELEIYPDRILEKILAVLNPLRGHSLADDAEYLTKDSDVVGPIFFCLLLAANLFLAGKSGYIYGISMISCILMYALLSLMSPDSGTFSLTIVGSILGYCLIPIVALSSLGIFFRLNGPTGLFLAILTIAWSSLSASRLFIAVSGDKEQQPLIAYPCMLVYGVITLLVLF comes from the exons ATGTGTATTGtacaaaataaagatataaaaatgGGAGATTATATTAATTCAAACCAACAGGACTATTATTGGTCACAACAGAATCCTCCAAACAACCAAGGGTATTATGAACAGGATTACACTCAGTTCCAAAATCAAACTTTAG AATTCAACACAAATATTGAATACAATGATCAGTCATTTGCCAATACACCGCAAATGCTCATTCCTGAGCAATATGACAATATAGGAAAAGGTGAAGATGAATTTGATGAACCGCCCTTATTAGAAGAGTTAGAAATCTATCCCGATCgtatattagaaaaaatattggcAGTTTTGAATCCCCTACGAGGTCACAGCCTAGCCGATGACGCTGAATATCTTACAAAAGACTCGGATGTAGTTGGACCCATATTCTTTTGTCTTCTATTAGCTGCCAATTTATTCTTAGCTGGAAAGAGTGGTTACATATATGGTATTTCAATGATATCATGCATACTAATGTATGCTTTATTGTCCTTGATGTCACCAGATAGTGGAACATTTAGCCTTACTATAGTAGGAAGCATTTTAGGATACTGTCTCATTCCAATAGTTGCATTATCAAGCTTAGGAATATTTTTTAGGCTCAATGGTCCTACTGGATTATTCCTTGCTATTCTGACTATTGCTTGGTCAAGTTTATCTGCATCTAGATTATTTATTGCTGTTTCTGGAGATAAGGAGCAACAACCTCTCATTGCTTACCCTTGCATGCTGGTATATGGTGTCATTACTTTGTTAGTACTATTTTAA